The genomic window TCGTCGACGCTGTGCGCGATGACGGTGAGGGCCGGGTCCAGCAGCGAGAACCACTCGACGTCGTCGAAGGCGACGACGGCGACGTCCTCGCCGATGCGGAGGTCGAGGCGGTGCAACATCGCGATCGCGCCGACGGCCATCAGGCTGTCCGCGGCGAGGATCGCGGTCGGCGGCTCGTCGAGGCTGAAGAGCGCGTGCACGCCCTCCGAGCCGCTGGCGCTCTGGAAGTCGCCGAGGTGCACGAGGGCCGCGTCGTCGCTGAGGCCGCTCTCGGCCACCGCGCTCGTCCACGACTCGAGCCGCTCGCGGCCGGTCGAGACGCTCTGCGGGCCGGCGATGTAGCCGACGCGCACGTGGCCGAGCTCGGCGAGGTGCCGCACGGCCGCCCGGATGCCGGGGCCGCTGTCGGTGGTGACGCTCGGCACGTCGACGCCAGGGATGGTGCGGTCGACGAAGACGGTGGGCACGTCGCGAGTCAGCAGCGCGTCGATGCTCGCGGAGTCGCCGCCCTGCGGGGCCACGATCACGCCGTCGACGCGGCGCGAGATGAGCGTGTCGAGGTAGCGGTCCTGCTGCTCGCGGTTCTCGTTGGCGTTGCCGAGCAGCGTCACGTAGCCGAGCTCGAGCAGGCCCTGCTCGATCGTGTGCGCGAGGTCGGCGAAGAACGGGTTGCGGACGTCGGAGACGAGCAGCCCGACGGTGTCGGACCTCGTCGAGCGCAGCGCCCTGGCCTGGGCGTTGGGGCGGAAGTCGAGCTCGCGGACCGCCTGCTCGACCTGCTGCCGCGACTCGG from Frigoribacterium sp. PvP032 includes these protein-coding regions:
- a CDS encoding LacI family DNA-binding transcriptional regulator; amino-acid sequence: MTAVTIKDVAQRAGVSPATVSRVLSGNPATSAESRQQVEQAVRELDFRPNAQARALRSTRSDTVGLLVSDVRNPFFADLAHTIEQGLLELGYVTLLGNANENREQQDRYLDTLISRRVDGVIVAPQGGDSASIDALLTRDVPTVFVDRTIPGVDVPSVTTDSGPGIRAAVRHLAELGHVRVGYIAGPQSVSTGRERLESWTSAVAESGLSDDAALVHLGDFQSASGSEGVHALFSLDEPPTAILAADSLMAVGAIAMLHRLDLRIGEDVAVVAFDDVEWFSLLDPALTVIAHSVDEMGRRAVELLQEVIAGRRPDSVTLPSELVVRASSSSPVPTPSRPLGRN